A part of Gramella sp. MAR_2010_147 genomic DNA contains:
- a CDS encoding amidohydrolase family protein gives MKIRFLFFHLLVFMFIISGNAQSEVSSKALMGATIFDGNGKSIQNGVIIIEGNRIRSIGDAGMEIPQDSQIIDVSGKYIMPGLVDAHMHFFQTGFFDSRPDAADLRDTIPLENVVEYQKNNPERYYQSYLRSGITGVYDVGDYLWTLKFQEENDNNPLAPHTASAGPLITPAPEQMIGIFTVNGESTFTHLGSEEQGRDAVIKNSNAGTTGIKVWGFSPNDPEFVTDIHAVADEIKNQNNKLIAHATNLSEAKMAMELGAKLLVHSVTDTLIDKEFLELMKKNNTFYNPTITVGRGYYHTYKALLGESFKLNDPNRVVDSKTRKLLENASDFKKFLGDTRAKTLKSRLPMIDERLRKETENIMLNLKRVYDEGGVIVVGTDAGNPGTLHGISYYDEIEAMQEAGIPARDLIVMATKNGAMAMERLKDFGTLETGKIADLIVLEKDPSKDISNLRSISHVMREGILRDVQDAEDFRN, from the coding sequence ATGAAAATTAGATTCCTGTTCTTTCACCTATTAGTATTTATGTTTATTATTTCTGGTAATGCCCAGAGCGAAGTCTCATCAAAAGCATTGATGGGAGCTACTATCTTTGACGGCAATGGAAAAAGTATCCAGAATGGTGTCATTATTATAGAAGGAAATAGAATAAGGAGTATTGGGGATGCTGGAATGGAAATACCTCAGGATTCCCAAATTATAGATGTTTCAGGAAAATATATAATGCCTGGGTTGGTGGACGCACACATGCATTTTTTTCAGACTGGTTTTTTCGATTCCCGGCCAGATGCGGCAGATCTAAGGGATACTATTCCGTTGGAAAATGTAGTAGAATACCAGAAAAATAATCCAGAGCGATATTATCAGTCTTATTTACGTTCTGGAATTACCGGTGTATATGATGTAGGAGATTATTTATGGACTCTCAAATTTCAGGAGGAAAATGATAACAATCCGTTAGCTCCACATACGGCATCGGCGGGACCACTTATCACTCCTGCTCCTGAGCAAATGATCGGGATATTTACTGTTAATGGCGAAAGCACATTTACTCATCTGGGGTCTGAAGAGCAGGGCAGGGATGCTGTTATAAAAAATTCAAATGCAGGAACTACAGGGATTAAGGTTTGGGGATTTAGTCCTAATGATCCCGAGTTCGTTACGGATATTCATGCAGTAGCCGATGAGATCAAAAATCAGAATAATAAATTAATAGCGCATGCAACAAATCTTTCGGAGGCTAAAATGGCTATGGAGTTGGGTGCCAAACTTTTGGTGCATAGCGTAACTGATACTTTGATAGATAAAGAATTTCTTGAGCTAATGAAGAAGAACAATACGTTCTATAACCCAACCATCACTGTGGGAAGAGGTTATTACCATACTTATAAAGCTTTGCTGGGTGAAAGTTTTAAGTTGAATGATCCAAACCGGGTTGTAGATTCAAAAACCAGGAAACTGTTAGAAAATGCTTCAGATTTTAAAAAATTTCTGGGAGACACACGTGCGAAAACTTTAAAAAGTAGGCTTCCAATGATCGATGAGCGACTTAGAAAGGAGACAGAAAACATCATGCTAAATCTCAAAAGAGTTTACGATGAGGGTGGAGTTATTGTAGTGGGCACAGATGCAGGTAACCCTGGGACACTTCATGGGATATCTTATTATGATGAAATTGAAGCAATGCAGGAAGCTGGAATTCCTGCACGGGATCTTATTGTAATGGCCACTAAAAACGGGGCTATGGCCATGGAGAGATTAAAAGATTTTGGAACCTTGGAAACCGGAAAGATCGCAGATCTAATTGTTTTAGAAAAAGATCCATCAAAAGATATTTCAAACCTTAGATCTATTTCTCATGTAATGAGAGAAGGAATTCTTAGAGATGTTCAGGATGCTGAAGATTTCAGAAATTAG
- the pckA gene encoding phosphoenolpyruvate carboxykinase (ATP) has protein sequence MKPYNDAKRSHHQLSPSDLINIIKDQKEGQMTNSGSIAINTGEFTGRSPKDRFIVEETQTIDKVHWGDINIPISFEKYSRLKKEVLAYLEDKEIYTRFAHAGALDKYQLNLEVITEYSWSNLFAYNMFIRPEEDELENFVKDWTVIDAPGFMADPEVHGTRQGNFAILCFSEKTVLIGGTGYTGEIKKGIFSALNFILPTEHDVLPMHCSANMGKNNDTAIFFGLSGTGKTTLSADPNRKLIGDDEHGWTPEDKIFNFEGGCYAKVINLNKESEPDIYNAIRKGSLLENVVIKNGEVDFADTSITQNTRVSYPIHHIDNIQIPSVGENPENIFFLTADAFGVLPPVSKLTAHQAAYHFISGYTSKIAGTEAGIDEPVPSFSACFGAPFMPLHPTAYAEMLSEKISKSGANVWLINTGWTGGAYGVGSRIQLKYTRAMVNAILDGALDKRYSYEKYHIHSVFGVAQPRSCPGVPDKVLSPRATWNNDDAYYKAAFKLSNAFRKNFEKFESYASEEIRRGGPQRFDF, from the coding sequence ATGAAACCTTACAACGACGCTAAACGTTCTCATCATCAGTTATCTCCTTCTGATTTAATTAATATTATCAAAGATCAAAAGGAAGGCCAAATGACTAATTCTGGCAGTATCGCAATAAACACAGGTGAATTTACTGGTAGATCCCCTAAAGATCGGTTTATAGTTGAAGAAACTCAGACTATTGACAAAGTACATTGGGGCGACATTAATATACCCATCTCATTTGAGAAATATTCTAGGTTAAAAAAAGAGGTGCTTGCGTATCTTGAAGACAAAGAGATCTATACCAGATTCGCCCACGCGGGAGCTCTGGATAAATACCAGTTAAACCTGGAAGTGATCACTGAGTATTCCTGGTCTAATCTTTTTGCATATAATATGTTTATAAGGCCAGAAGAAGATGAGCTAGAAAATTTTGTAAAAGACTGGACTGTGATAGATGCCCCGGGATTTATGGCAGATCCTGAAGTTCACGGAACCAGACAGGGCAATTTTGCTATCTTATGCTTTTCAGAAAAAACGGTTCTTATTGGAGGTACGGGTTATACGGGCGAGATTAAAAAAGGAATCTTTTCGGCACTAAATTTTATCCTTCCAACAGAACATGATGTTTTACCAATGCATTGTTCAGCTAATATGGGTAAGAATAATGATACAGCCATCTTTTTTGGACTTTCCGGTACGGGCAAAACAACTCTATCTGCAGATCCCAATAGAAAACTAATTGGAGATGATGAACATGGCTGGACACCTGAAGATAAAATCTTCAATTTTGAAGGTGGCTGCTATGCGAAAGTGATCAATCTTAATAAAGAATCTGAGCCTGATATTTATAATGCCATTCGCAAAGGATCTTTACTTGAAAACGTTGTTATTAAGAATGGAGAGGTAGATTTCGCAGACACTTCCATTACTCAAAATACAAGGGTAAGTTATCCTATTCATCATATTGATAATATTCAAATTCCATCTGTTGGAGAAAATCCAGAGAATATATTTTTTCTCACGGCAGATGCTTTTGGTGTACTACCCCCTGTATCTAAACTAACTGCTCACCAGGCAGCTTATCATTTTATTTCAGGTTATACATCTAAAATTGCAGGTACTGAAGCTGGAATAGATGAGCCTGTGCCTTCATTTTCCGCTTGTTTCGGAGCTCCTTTTATGCCTTTGCACCCAACAGCTTATGCTGAAATGCTAAGTGAAAAAATATCAAAAAGCGGGGCAAATGTCTGGCTTATTAATACCGGATGGACCGGTGGTGCTTATGGCGTTGGTTCCAGAATTCAATTAAAATATACCAGGGCCATGGTAAATGCTATTCTAGATGGAGCACTTGATAAAAGGTATTCTTATGAAAAGTATCATATTCATTCCGTTTTTGGAGTTGCACAACCAAGATCCTGTCCAGGAGTACCAGACAAGGTGCTAAGCCCAAGGGCGACTTGGAATAATGATGATGCCTACTACAAAGCAGCTTTTAAACTTTCAAATGCATTTAGAAAGAATTTTGAGAAGTTTGAATCTTATGCAAGTGAAGAAATTAGACGTGGGGGTCCTCAACGTTTTGACTTCTAA
- the deoC gene encoding deoxyribose-phosphate aldolase: MQINHFIDHTLLAAHATTAEIEQLCAEAVQYKFKAVCVNSSRIKLARKALITSDIKLAATVGFPLGACSTFTKITEAVQCVEDGADEIDMVMNVGLFKDGEYGKVLEEITAIKKAIGNKVLKVIIETCYLTKEEIMKACELAVEAKAGFVKTSTGFGSRGASVNDIKLMKEAIGNKIKIKASGGIKDIQTAKDYIALGVDRIGTSSGIRIVTGDSAS; encoded by the coding sequence ATGCAGATTAATCATTTTATAGATCATACCTTATTGGCGGCTCATGCGACAACAGCAGAGATAGAACAACTATGTGCTGAGGCTGTGCAGTATAAATTCAAAGCGGTTTGTGTGAACAGTTCCAGGATAAAATTAGCCCGGAAAGCACTAATCACATCTGATATAAAGCTTGCAGCGACTGTAGGCTTCCCTTTAGGTGCCTGTTCTACGTTCACAAAGATAACCGAAGCCGTGCAATGTGTAGAAGATGGCGCTGATGAAATTGATATGGTGATGAACGTTGGGCTTTTTAAAGATGGAGAATATGGAAAAGTTCTGGAGGAGATCACTGCCATTAAAAAGGCGATAGGCAATAAAGTTTTAAAAGTAATTATAGAAACCTGTTATCTAACTAAGGAAGAAATCATGAAAGCCTGTGAACTGGCAGTGGAAGCGAAAGCAGGTTTTGTAAAGACATCTACTGGTTTTGGAAGCCGGGGTGCCAGCGTAAATGATATTAAGCTTATGAAAGAAGCGATAGGTAATAAGATCAAGATCAAAGCCTCCGGAGGGATAAAAGATATACAAACCGCAAAAGATTATATAGCTCTTGGAGTTGATAGAATTGGAACCTCTTCGGGTATCAGGATTGTAACAGGAGATTCGGCTTCCTAA
- a CDS encoding STAS/SEC14 domain-containing protein: MLSTFDLAGHVIGLIVDRDLTNETLDKIIAEIQLKLEIHDKVNVFIELEKGRHITFFALLKGIKFKYSNSEHFDKIAIVTDSLWFQNAVNVSDIFLDVEVKTYDLKERLDAIQWISL, translated from the coding sequence ATGTTATCAACTTTCGATCTTGCCGGCCATGTGATTGGATTAATAGTAGACCGGGATCTTACCAATGAAACCCTTGATAAAATAATAGCTGAAATTCAGTTGAAACTTGAAATTCATGACAAGGTAAATGTCTTTATTGAGCTAGAAAAAGGCAGACATATTACATTTTTCGCATTATTGAAAGGAATAAAATTCAAGTATTCTAACTCAGAGCATTTTGATAAAATAGCTATTGTAACAGATAGTCTCTGGTTTCAAAACGCTGTAAACGTGTCAGATATTTTCCTTGATGTGGAAGTGAAGACCTATGACCTTAAGGAACGTCTGGATGCCATTCAATGGATTTCATTATAA
- a CDS encoding lipid-binding SYLF domain-containing protein — protein sequence MKNLSRLGLVAIFITLISCGPGKSGSGDVDALISDSRDAKAAMMQADGNIEELFNTSAGYAIFPNVGKGAYIIGGASGNGVVYENGTMIGYSNLKQVDVGLQVGGKAYREVLFFETKDDLDDFKDGEYELSGNATAVIIEKGKSKTIKFNDGIAVATMPKAGAMVGVSVAGQRFGYTEK from the coding sequence ATGAAGAATTTAAGCAGATTAGGTCTAGTAGCAATTTTTATTACTCTTATAAGTTGTGGGCCCGGAAAAAGTGGTAGCGGAGACGTTGATGCACTTATAAGCGATTCCAGAGATGCTAAAGCAGCTATGATGCAGGCTGATGGCAATATTGAAGAATTATTCAACACATCGGCAGGATACGCCATTTTCCCGAATGTTGGGAAAGGAGCTTATATCATTGGAGGTGCATCCGGGAACGGTGTTGTTTATGAAAACGGAACAATGATAGGCTATTCTAATTTAAAACAGGTAGATGTTGGTCTTCAGGTTGGTGGAAAAGCCTATAGAGAAGTTTTGTTTTTTGAAACTAAAGATGACCTGGATGACTTTAAAGATGGTGAGTATGAACTTTCTGGAAACGCTACCGCTGTAATCATAGAAAAAGGAAAATCTAAAACTATCAAATTTAATGATGGTATTGCAGTCGCTACTATGCCCAAAGCAGGAGCGATGGTTGGAGTATCTGTTGCTGGACAGAGGTTTGGCTATACTGAAAAGTAA
- a CDS encoding helix-turn-helix domain-containing protein: MGHFKLRFLYSFLFILGITGTSIGQTTNSVQRVKAIDPFIKAEEVHIQQDLGDNLWITTPVKVMAYNSIETKDFNKFKGIPKAIGTEFIETYTDSENKIWLSGNQGLAVFNAAKNEFHFVSSITGRIYKMIEDSGNQLWVAAENGVFKLNIDSEKPDFGISRFLSENTIASDIVLFNDNIVFAGPNGVLKINRRSGKFKKLDMGYYHDLHISSALPLNDKIIFGTKKSGIFKTDADFKNVQKIYSLPYALSKEEITDLQKFDDEIIVSTNGSGIFRLNDDLKIVGKKDSSYPDNIYKIHLNDQNLLWMVSKEGLYLQNFSGFAIDKLKNDPSVYSSLANNFVTAAQTDAHGQVWFGTGKGLSIWNPNTNRWRHIQNLNYNRQLNKPDNITDIVAVEDYIWVGTADDGVYKININTLLRAHYSVDALYKIKIQTANTLFADAKKNVWIGGEDGYLAMIKPNNEIKTYPIKGVKAIAELGPKKMIIATKSRVHSLDPYSGRITDLETLTANEDFLYYSINDLKITREGLGLFATEGAGLLIYDFENKKLKLFNEESGLPSNNITALGSDLEEGLWIASDKGLSFYDPDRESVKVFSEFNGLTTNELTSAFTRLENGSLVIGSSNGINIFKPKSMLAQQEFKPVLKLKKMSLPSEKDEKKANIQLEGNELVEIDETKGFRIEFVGISHLAPESILYSWKMEGLEDEWSKPSQVNTASYSNLGPGNYTFKVRARLGNATWTVPQDLKINVVAVGGAISSVYLFMGVSILAMVAIFVFVFIKRSKNADLLAKEELRDQLQKEFKQPVESAVKSLSKISSSAEAGNTEDLQRYAARFDELFNQILNFNYQESVYEISKITIKSHLPQAIKDIEPVYRMKDLELIINDQWGDSEFYYNTEMLDKIFFSLISGSAGYSFKEGKLIVNLIQTSVGDLKLQITDNGRGMPDHDIKVIEKKKSLNPNRKFRDKSGLRYILKAQDIIGKAGGSFSYETEKNEGSTFTAVLKNKKEDYRKVPERAAAIFKAEKSKTNSKAEVPTELKSLSESRILIIENEVETRNLLVNSIGKYCQIYQAGTAEEGIEKAGMIFPDIIISGLVLPDMNAFQLSKILKRNIGLNHINILLVADEEQVFGDDQLDEMIELVRKPIDLNMLLSRITRILTWQKDLRNSYVRSHLEAVEVKFRNEGDEKFITNLSDIVVQHIRDDNFSVHDLSAALGVSSNTLFMKLKSLVNLSPLDFMEFTRLNYARDLMEHTDMNIMEVAYKSGFSSPKLFYSSFKRFYGYSLTDAIEDKSID, translated from the coding sequence TTGGGGCATTTTAAATTGAGATTTCTGTACTCCTTTTTATTTATTCTGGGGATCACCGGTACGAGTATCGGGCAGACAACAAATTCAGTTCAAAGGGTTAAAGCAATAGACCCGTTCATTAAGGCTGAAGAAGTACACATTCAACAGGATCTTGGAGATAATCTCTGGATTACGACTCCTGTTAAGGTAATGGCGTACAATTCAATCGAAACCAAAGATTTTAATAAATTCAAGGGTATTCCAAAGGCAATTGGAACAGAATTTATTGAAACGTATACCGATTCAGAAAATAAAATCTGGCTATCGGGTAATCAGGGCCTGGCAGTTTTTAATGCAGCAAAAAATGAATTTCATTTCGTGAGCAGCATTACAGGAAGGATCTATAAAATGATTGAAGACTCTGGTAACCAATTATGGGTGGCTGCAGAGAACGGTGTTTTCAAGCTGAATATCGATTCTGAAAAGCCTGACTTTGGGATTTCCCGTTTTCTTTCAGAAAACACGATTGCTTCAGATATTGTTCTATTTAACGATAATATTGTTTTTGCGGGACCTAACGGTGTTCTTAAAATTAACAGGCGTTCGGGTAAATTCAAAAAACTGGATATGGGATATTACCATGATCTTCATATTTCAAGCGCCCTTCCTCTAAATGATAAAATAATCTTCGGAACTAAAAAGAGTGGAATTTTTAAAACAGATGCTGACTTTAAGAATGTTCAAAAAATTTATTCATTACCCTATGCACTTTCAAAAGAGGAGATCACCGATCTTCAGAAATTTGACGATGAAATAATAGTTTCTACAAATGGATCGGGAATCTTTAGGCTTAATGATGATCTAAAGATTGTAGGTAAAAAAGACAGCTCCTATCCAGATAATATTTATAAAATTCATCTCAATGATCAAAATCTATTGTGGATGGTATCTAAAGAGGGGCTTTACCTTCAAAATTTTTCAGGATTTGCTATAGACAAGCTTAAGAACGATCCTTCGGTATATTCCAGTCTCGCAAATAATTTTGTAACAGCGGCGCAAACAGATGCTCATGGTCAGGTTTGGTTTGGAACGGGGAAAGGTTTAAGTATATGGAATCCTAATACGAATCGCTGGAGACATATTCAAAATCTAAATTATAACCGACAGTTGAATAAGCCAGATAATATCACAGATATAGTGGCGGTTGAAGATTATATCTGGGTAGGTACTGCAGATGATGGAGTTTATAAGATCAATATAAATACGTTATTACGCGCGCATTATTCTGTGGATGCGCTGTATAAAATAAAAATACAGACAGCAAATACACTTTTTGCTGATGCAAAAAAGAATGTATGGATAGGCGGGGAAGACGGTTACCTTGCAATGATCAAACCTAATAATGAGATTAAGACTTATCCCATTAAAGGGGTAAAGGCGATTGCTGAATTAGGTCCTAAAAAGATGATTATCGCCACGAAATCCCGGGTGCATTCTCTGGATCCCTATTCCGGACGTATTACCGATCTGGAAACTCTAACTGCCAATGAAGACTTTTTATACTATTCTATAAACGACCTGAAAATAACCAGGGAAGGTCTTGGTTTATTTGCTACAGAAGGTGCGGGACTTTTGATCTATGATTTTGAAAATAAAAAATTAAAGCTGTTCAATGAGGAATCTGGATTACCTTCTAACAATATAACCGCATTGGGAAGTGATCTGGAGGAAGGTTTATGGATAGCATCAGATAAGGGCCTTTCTTTTTATGATCCCGATAGAGAGTCTGTAAAAGTGTTTTCAGAGTTTAACGGGTTAACCACGAATGAGCTTACCTCAGCCTTTACGAGGCTTGAAAATGGATCGCTGGTAATAGGAAGTTCTAATGGGATCAATATTTTTAAACCAAAGTCCATGCTGGCTCAACAGGAATTTAAACCTGTCCTGAAATTAAAGAAAATGAGTCTTCCTTCAGAAAAGGATGAAAAAAAAGCAAATATCCAGCTTGAGGGTAATGAGCTGGTAGAAATTGATGAAACAAAAGGTTTTAGAATAGAGTTTGTAGGGATTTCGCATCTAGCACCTGAGTCTATTTTATATTCCTGGAAAATGGAGGGTCTGGAAGATGAATGGAGTAAGCCGTCACAGGTAAATACCGCGAGCTATTCAAATCTTGGTCCTGGTAATTATACTTTTAAGGTTCGCGCCAGGCTTGGTAATGCAACCTGGACAGTACCACAGGACCTGAAAATAAATGTCGTGGCGGTTGGAGGAGCTATAAGCAGCGTTTATTTGTTTATGGGGGTAAGCATACTAGCGATGGTCGCGATCTTTGTTTTTGTGTTTATAAAGCGATCAAAGAATGCCGATCTACTGGCAAAAGAAGAACTTAGGGATCAGCTTCAAAAAGAATTTAAACAACCTGTTGAGAGCGCTGTTAAATCCCTGAGCAAGATTTCATCTTCTGCTGAAGCGGGGAATACGGAAGACCTTCAGCGTTATGCTGCCAGGTTCGATGAGTTGTTTAACCAGATACTTAATTTTAATTATCAGGAATCGGTTTATGAGATATCTAAGATCACAATAAAATCCCATCTTCCGCAGGCTATAAAAGATATTGAGCCAGTATATAGGATGAAAGATCTGGAACTCATCATCAATGATCAATGGGGCGATTCAGAATTCTATTACAATACTGAAATGCTGGATAAGATCTTTTTCAGTCTGATTTCAGGTAGTGCCGGATACTCATTTAAAGAAGGAAAACTTATAGTGAATCTTATTCAAACCAGCGTTGGGGATCTTAAATTACAAATTACCGATAACGGAAGGGGAATGCCGGACCATGATATTAAAGTGATTGAAAAGAAAAAATCGCTGAACCCTAATAGAAAGTTTCGTGACAAGAGTGGTTTGCGATATATTTTAAAAGCTCAGGATATAATAGGAAAGGCGGGAGGAAGCTTCAGTTATGAAACTGAGAAAAATGAAGGTTCAACTTTTACTGCAGTTCTAAAGAATAAAAAAGAAGATTACCGAAAAGTACCTGAAAGGGCCGCAGCTATTTTTAAAGCTGAAAAATCTAAGACAAATTCAAAAGCTGAAGTCCCAACAGAGCTTAAGAGTTTAAGTGAAAGCAGGATTCTAATTATCGAGAATGAGGTAGAAACACGTAATTTACTCGTAAATAGCATTGGGAAATACTGCCAGATCTATCAGGCTGGTACGGCGGAAGAAGGAATTGAGAAGGCCGGAATGATCTTTCCAGATATTATTATTTCGGGCTTGGTCTTACCAGATATGAACGCTTTTCAACTTTCAAAAATTTTGAAAAGAAATATAGGTTTAAATCATATCAATATCTTGTTGGTAGCAGATGAGGAGCAGGTTTTTGGAGATGATCAACTGGATGAGATGATAGAACTTGTTAGAAAACCAATTGATTTAAATATGTTACTTTCCCGAATCACCAGGATTCTTACCTGGCAGAAAGATTTGAGAAACTCTTATGTGAGGTCTCACCTGGAAGCCGTTGAGGTAAAATTCAGAAATGAGGGTGACGAAAAATTTATCACCAATCTTAGCGATATTGTGGTGCAGCACATTAGAGATGACAACTTTTCGGTTCATGATCTTAGTGCGGCTCTAGGAGTATCCAGCAATACTCTTTTTATGAAGCTTAAGAGCCTGGTAAACCTTTCCCCACTGGATTTTATGGAGTTTACAAGGCTTAATTATGCCAGGGATCTTATGGAGCATACAGATATGAATATTATGGAAGTAGCTTATAAATCTGGCTTTTCAAGTCCTAAGCTTTTCTACAGCTCCTTTAAAAGGTTTTATGGATATAGTCTTACCGACGCCATCGAGGATAAGTCTATTGACTAG
- a CDS encoding TolC family protein, which yields MRLISSILYFSVILFSSVGCFAQEILDKEEVISRMLENNFDIRLSENEVEIAENNQSIWNSGYLPSLTGLAGADYDLNDRLTEPNNGEIVDQQGIESNRYNASINLGYTLFDGLGRYYNFKSLKEQYDLSRLQARETIENSILQVMSVYYEIARLTENIGVLEETLEISKNRVTRAQYQFEYGQANNLVVLNARVDVNNDSIAVLETEQQLKNTKRDLNVLLNREINANQFEVDTTVNFVNELELDSFIETAEANNVSLLQIDQNLEISEYDIKISKSGYLPTVDLTGSYGWNRNRSAATAFFPGSTTTTDGFAAGVNLRWDIFDGGTTNVQIKNSKIRYQSQELRKKQLESEVRRDIANALGDYENKLYILSVQEENVKTNLDNFNRSEEQYKLGRITSIEFRQAQINLIDAKTSLNLAKYDAKLSELQLLQLTGQLLNVEL from the coding sequence ATGAGATTAATATCATCAATTTTATATTTTTCGGTCATTTTGTTTAGTAGTGTTGGTTGTTTTGCACAAGAGATACTTGATAAAGAGGAGGTTATTTCCCGAATGTTAGAGAATAATTTTGATATCCGATTATCAGAAAATGAAGTTGAAATTGCTGAAAATAATCAGAGTATTTGGAATTCTGGATATTTGCCATCGCTAACAGGGCTTGCCGGCGCAGATTATGATTTGAACGACAGGCTTACAGAACCTAATAATGGAGAGATTGTAGATCAGCAAGGTATTGAAAGTAACCGGTATAACGCGTCAATCAACCTTGGGTATACACTTTTTGATGGTTTGGGAAGGTATTACAACTTTAAAAGCCTGAAAGAGCAGTATGACCTGTCCAGGCTTCAGGCTAGGGAAACCATCGAGAACTCTATTCTACAAGTTATGAGTGTTTATTATGAAATAGCACGACTTACAGAAAATATTGGTGTTCTTGAAGAAACCCTGGAAATCTCTAAGAACAGGGTTACCAGAGCCCAGTACCAATTTGAATACGGCCAGGCCAATAACCTTGTAGTTTTAAATGCCAGAGTAGACGTAAATAATGATAGCATAGCAGTACTGGAAACAGAACAGCAACTAAAAAATACCAAGAGGGACCTTAATGTTTTGTTGAATCGCGAAATTAACGCCAATCAGTTTGAAGTGGATACCACGGTAAACTTTGTTAACGAACTTGAATTGGACAGCTTTATAGAAACAGCAGAAGCGAACAATGTTTCACTGCTTCAAATAGATCAAAACCTGGAAATAAGCGAATATGATATTAAGATTAGTAAATCTGGATATCTCCCCACTGTTGATCTAACAGGTTCTTATGGTTGGAATAGAAACCGTAGCGCTGCAACTGCATTCTTTCCGGGGTCTACTACTACAACCGACGGATTTGCAGCAGGAGTGAATCTTAGATGGGATATTTTTGATGGTGGAACAACTAATGTACAAATCAAGAACTCGAAGATAAGGTACCAAAGTCAGGAACTTCGTAAAAAACAGCTGGAAAGCGAGGTAAGAAGGGATATCGCGAATGCGCTAGGGGATTATGAAAATAAGCTCTATATTTTATCTGTTCAGGAGGAGAATGTAAAAACTAACCTTGATAACTTTAATAGATCTGAAGAACAGTATAAGCTTGGTAGAATAACATCTATTGAGTTTCGGCAGGCACAAATAAATCTTATTGATGCAAAGACCAGTCTCAATCTTGCAAAATATGACGCAAAACTTTCAGAATTACAACTTCTTCAGTTAACCGGACAATTATTGAATGTAGAACTTTAG
- a CDS encoding DUF4403 family protein gives MENTEKISDTNVNVTIPVKIGYPVLDKFLQSKMIGEIISKEGADGEKSNYAQILNVSIGRSDKEGFDFCLDVNLQTLTNLFKNKQVRVFFHAKLELHKEEQRIALKDYKIDGKTKNWIADQLLETVVNKWMYDKLKRKMNFDFLPHIQEHIKSLNEKLENKLEAKEGIHLIGSLENMQLSNLKAGEEDLWVSITVKGTGIIELTKLDF, from the coding sequence ATGGAAAACACCGAAAAAATTTCAGATACTAACGTAAATGTTACCATTCCGGTAAAGATTGGATATCCTGTATTGGATAAATTTCTTCAGTCTAAAATGATAGGCGAGATTATTAGTAAGGAAGGGGCCGACGGCGAAAAATCTAATTATGCACAGATCCTTAATGTTTCCATTGGAAGAAGCGACAAAGAGGGTTTTGATTTTTGTCTTGATGTTAATCTACAAACGCTAACCAATCTGTTTAAGAATAAACAGGTAAGAGTCTTTTTTCATGCTAAATTGGAGCTCCATAAAGAAGAACAAAGGATCGCTCTTAAAGATTATAAAATTGATGGAAAAACAAAGAACTGGATTGCAGATCAGCTCCTGGAAACTGTGGTGAATAAGTGGATGTATGACAAGCTTAAACGAAAAATGAATTTTGACTTTTTGCCACATATACAGGAACATATAAAATCTTTAAATGAAAAACTGGAAAATAAGCTTGAAGCCAAGGAGGGTATTCATCTAATAGGTTCGTTAGAGAACATGCAATTATCTAATCTCAAAGCTGGAGAAGAAGATCTTTGGGTTTCCATCACCGTAAAAGGAACCGGGATTATTGAACTTACCAAACTGGATTTTTAA
- a CDS encoding CPXCG motif-containing cysteine-rich protein, which translates to MYEHFFQCPYCWEEVSVLLDPSVSTQTYIEDCEVCCRPIEFQIAFEENELVEFQASDIEQ; encoded by the coding sequence ATGTACGAGCATTTTTTTCAATGTCCATATTGCTGGGAAGAAGTATCAGTATTGTTGGATCCTTCTGTATCCACACAAACTTATATTGAAGATTGCGAAGTATGCTGCCGTCCTATTGAATTTCAAATAGCCTTTGAAGAAAATGAACTGGTGGAGTTCCAGGCTTCAGATATTGAGCAATAA